The Nicotiana tabacum cultivar K326 chromosome 14, ASM71507v2, whole genome shotgun sequence genome contains a region encoding:
- the LOC107808631 gene encoding small ribosomal subunit protein bS1c, which produces MASLTQQFGGLKCPPISTARLQSKKLKVNPINHQNKANKARIVAQAAAVVTNAQTRERQKLKEMFEDAYERCRTAPLEGVAFTVEDFHSALEKYDFDSEVGTKVKGTVFSVDANGALVDITAKSSAYLPLREASLHTIKHVEEAGIYPGLREEFVVVGENEADDSLVLSLRSIQYDLAWERCRQLQAEDVVVKGKVVGANKGGVVALVEGLRGFVPFSQISTKSTAEELLEKELPLKFVEVDEEQSRLVLSNRKAMADSQAQLGIGSVVLGTVQSLKPYGAFIDIGGINGLLHVSQISHDRVSDIATVLQPGDTLKVMILSHDRERGRVSLSTKKLEPTPGDMIRNPKLVFEKAEEMAQTFRQRIAQAEAMARADMLRFQPESGLTLNSDGILGPLTSELPEDGLDLSEIPPAEDL; this is translated from the exons ATGGCTTCTTTGACACAACAATTCGGAGGGTTGAAATGCCCACCAATTTCAACAGCAAGGCTTCAATCCAAGAAGCTTAAGGTGAATCCCATTAATCATCAGAATAAGGCTAACAAAGCAAGAATAGTAGCACAAGCTGCAGCAGTGGTCACAAATGCACAAACAAGAGAAAGACAAAAGCTTAAGGAGATGTTCGAGGATGCCTATGAGCGATGCCGTACTGCACCTTTGGAAGGTGTTGCCTTTACTGTTGAAGATTTTCACTCTGCccttgaaaaatatgattttgacTCCGAAGTTGGTACCAAG GTCAAAGGAACAGTTTTCTCTGTGGATGCAAATGGAGCTCTAGTTGACATCACTGCAAAATCATCTGCATACTTGCCTTTACGAGAGGCTTCACTTCACACCATCAAGCACGTAGAGGAAGCCGGAATATATCCTGGTTTGCGTGAGGAGTTTGTGGTGGTTGGCGAAAATGAAGCTGATGATAGTTTGGTTTTGAGCTTGCGTTCGATTCAATATGACCTTGCATGGGAACGATGTAGGCAGCTACAAGCTGAAGATGTTGTTGTCAAAGGCAAG GTCGTTGGTGCAAATAAAGGTGGAGTGGTGGCTCTGGTGGAGGGGCTTCGTGGTTTTGTTCCGTTCTCGCAGATATCAACG aaatcaacTGCAGAGGAACTTTTGGAAAAGGAGCTTCCTCTGAAGTTTGTTGAGGTTGATGAAGAGCAATCCAGACTTGTGCTCAGCAATCGTAAGGCCATGGCTGATAGTCAGGCACAATTAGGAATAGGCTCAGTCGTTCTTGGAACAGTTCAGAGCTTGAAACCATATGGTGCCTTCATTGACATTGGTGGGATCAATGGCCTTCTTCATGTGAGTCAGATCAGTCATGATCGTGTCTCTGATATTGCAACAGTCCTCCAGCCTGGTGACACTCTCAAG GTCATGATATTGAGCCATGATCGTGAGAGAGGTCGAGTGAGCCTTTCAACAAAGAAGCTAGAGCCTACACCTGGTGACATGATTCGCAATCCAAAGCTTGTCTTTGAGAAA GCTGAGGAGATGGCCCAAACATTCAGGCAGAGAATTGCCCAAGCTGAAGCCATGGCCCGTGCAGATATGCTGAGGTTCCAGCCTGAG AGTGGATTGACCCTGAACTCTGACGGGATTTTAGGCCCGCTGACCTCTGAACTACCCGAGGATGGACTGGATTTGAGTGAGATTCCGCCAGCTGAAGATTTATGA